The following proteins are encoded in a genomic region of Fundidesulfovibrio soli:
- a CDS encoding RidA family protein, translated as MSEKRAVCTDKAPAAIGPYSQAVWAGDLLFCSGQIPIDPATGQIVVGSAADQARQVLDNICAVLEAAGLGLDSVVKATVFFKNMEDFQAVNEVYASYFKPPYPARSGVEVARLPRDVLVEIEVIARKP; from the coding sequence ATGAGCGAGAAGCGAGCCGTCTGCACGGACAAGGCCCCCGCCGCCATCGGCCCTTATTCCCAGGCCGTCTGGGCGGGCGATCTGCTGTTCTGTTCCGGCCAGATACCCATAGACCCGGCCACCGGCCAGATCGTGGTCGGCAGCGCGGCCGACCAGGCCCGACAGGTGCTCGACAACATCTGCGCCGTGCTGGAAGCCGCGGGGCTGGGCCTTGACTCGGTGGTCAAGGCCACGGTGTTCTTCAAGAACATGGAGGACTTCCAGGCCGTGAACGAAGTCTACGCCAGTTATTTCAAACCGCCCTACCCCGCCCGCTCCGGCGTGGAGGTGGCCAGGCTGCCCAGGGACGTGCTTGTTGAGATCGAGGTGATCGCCCGCAAGCCCTGA
- a CDS encoding rhodanese-like domain-containing protein produces MRKIASVLVAVFLLAGFAAANASAQGSAPADTRKHTTLGKYCNAMEAYIMYRGKPKEVAILDVRTPEEYDFVGHAEMAVNIPVKLCTTKFDAEKKHYTLADNPEFVAQVSKRYGKNDTILVLCRSGQRAAVAVNLLAQAGFTNVYNVVDGFEGDAVNDPESVFNGKRMRNGWKNYGLPWTNALNPELVWSK; encoded by the coding sequence ATGCGCAAGATTGCTTCAGTTCTCGTCGCAGTGTTCCTGTTGGCCGGATTCGCCGCCGCCAACGCCTCCGCCCAGGGCTCGGCCCCGGCGGACACCCGCAAGCACACCACCCTCGGCAAGTACTGCAACGCCATGGAAGCCTACATCATGTACAGGGGCAAGCCCAAAGAGGTAGCCATCCTGGACGTGCGCACCCCCGAGGAGTATGATTTCGTGGGCCACGCCGAGATGGCCGTGAACATCCCCGTGAAGCTCTGCACCACCAAGTTCGACGCCGAAAAGAAGCACTACACCCTGGCCGACAACCCTGAATTCGTTGCCCAGGTCTCCAAGCGCTACGGCAAGAACGACACCATCCTGGTGTTGTGCCGCAGCGGGCAGCGCGCGGCCGTGGCCGTCAACCTGCTGGCCCAGGCCGGTTTCACCAACGTGTACAACGTGGTGGACGGCTTCGAAGGCGACGCAGTGAACGACCCCGAGAGCGTCTTCAACGGCAAGCGCATGCGCAACGGCTGGAAGAACTACGGCCTGCCCTGGACCAACGCGCTCAATCCCGAGCTGGTCTGGTCGAAGTAG